The following coding sequences lie in one Capsicum annuum cultivar UCD-10X-F1 chromosome 5, UCD10Xv1.1, whole genome shotgun sequence genomic window:
- the LOC107871158 gene encoding DNA replication complex GINS protein SLD5 isoform X1, producing the protein MDSGDASGHSAGVDDDYESLLSTTDAELLKQAWRNEKAAPEILQFEAALVQRSREQIQLMEETVEEFSKNSVDPLTVSLYQMDLDRTLFLLRSYLRTRLQKFIPSSWMLIIKVWLQIENYAFHIQKTTDLWNRLSKQEQKFAERCIDDMEQHLDQSVLSKLPHGFKSHLKQSSLSLTDDMVPKPQLDQYVICRSKRFLGSFQLDDSGEEPVNIEANDLYALPYKSIKPLVESGQIHLV; encoded by the exons ATGGATTCGGGTGATGCATCCGGGCATTCAGCTGGGGTGGACGATGATTATGAATCTTTACTTTCAACGACCGATGCGGAACTCTTGAAACAGGCGTGGCGGAATGAAAAGGCTGCTCCAGAAATTCTTCAGTTTGAGGCTGCTTTGGTTCAACGATCCAGAGAACAAATTCAATTGATG GAAGAAACAGTAGAggaattttcaaaaaatagtgTTGATCCTCTCACTGTGTCTCTTTACCAGATGGACCTTGATAGAACTCTGTTTCTATTGAGATCATATCTAAGAACCCGTCTCCAAAAG TTTATTCCATCTTCATGGATGTTGATAATTAAAGTTTGGCTGCAGATTGAAAATTATGCATTTCACATACAAAAAACTACTGACTTGTGGAATCGTCTGTCTAAACAAGAACAGAAATTTGCTGAAAG GTGTATTGACGACATGGAGCAACATCTAGATCAGTCTGTTCTCTCAAAGTTGCCTCATGGCTTCAAGTCCCACTTGAAGCAATCTTCATTAAGTCTGACAGATGACATGG TTCCCAAGCCACAGCTGGATCAATATGTTATCTGCAGAAGCAAGAGATTTTTAGGATCTTTTCAGCTCGACGACAG TGGGGAAGAACCAGTGAACATTGAAGCCAATGATTTGTATGCTCTGCCATATAAGTCCATAAAGCCCCTTGTGGAGAGTGGGCAGATCCATCTTGTATGA
- the LOC107871158 gene encoding DNA replication complex GINS protein SLD5 isoform X2, whose product MDSGDASGHSAGVDDDYESLLSTTDAELLKQAWRNEKAAPEILQFEAALVQRSREQIQLMEETVEEFSKNSVDPLTVSLYQMDLDRTLFLLRSYLRTRLQKIENYAFHIQKTTDLWNRLSKQEQKFAERCIDDMEQHLDQSVLSKLPHGFKSHLKQSSLSLTDDMVPKPQLDQYVICRSKRFLGSFQLDDSGEEPVNIEANDLYALPYKSIKPLVESGQIHLV is encoded by the exons ATGGATTCGGGTGATGCATCCGGGCATTCAGCTGGGGTGGACGATGATTATGAATCTTTACTTTCAACGACCGATGCGGAACTCTTGAAACAGGCGTGGCGGAATGAAAAGGCTGCTCCAGAAATTCTTCAGTTTGAGGCTGCTTTGGTTCAACGATCCAGAGAACAAATTCAATTGATG GAAGAAACAGTAGAggaattttcaaaaaatagtgTTGATCCTCTCACTGTGTCTCTTTACCAGATGGACCTTGATAGAACTCTGTTTCTATTGAGATCATATCTAAGAACCCGTCTCCAAAAG ATTGAAAATTATGCATTTCACATACAAAAAACTACTGACTTGTGGAATCGTCTGTCTAAACAAGAACAGAAATTTGCTGAAAG GTGTATTGACGACATGGAGCAACATCTAGATCAGTCTGTTCTCTCAAAGTTGCCTCATGGCTTCAAGTCCCACTTGAAGCAATCTTCATTAAGTCTGACAGATGACATGG TTCCCAAGCCACAGCTGGATCAATATGTTATCTGCAGAAGCAAGAGATTTTTAGGATCTTTTCAGCTCGACGACAG TGGGGAAGAACCAGTGAACATTGAAGCCAATGATTTGTATGCTCTGCCATATAAGTCCATAAAGCCCCTTGTGGAGAGTGGGCAGATCCATCTTGTATGA